In a single window of the Pseudopipra pipra isolate bDixPip1 chromosome Z, bDixPip1.hap1, whole genome shotgun sequence genome:
- the TPM2 gene encoding tropomyosin beta chain isoform X9, translating to MASASSIDAVKKKIQSLQQVADEAEERAEHLQREYHIERQARERAEAEVASLNRRIQLVEEELDRAQERLATALQKLEEAEKAADESERGMKVIENRAMKDEEKMELQEMQLKEAKHIAEEADRKYEEVARKLVVLEGELERSEERAEVAESRMRQLEEELRTMDQSLKSLIASEEEYSTKEDKYEEEIKLLGEKLKEAETRAEFAERSVAKLEKTIDDLEDEVYAQKMKYKAISEELDNALNDITSL from the exons ATGGCCAGCGCCAGCTCTATCGATGCCGTCAAGAAGAAGATCCAGAGCCTGCAGCAGGTGGCCGACGAGGCGGAGGAACGCGCCGAGCACCTGCAGCGGGAGTACCATATCGAGAGGCAGGCCCGGGAGCGG GCTGAGGCTGAAGTGGCTTCCCTCAACCGCCGTATCCAGCTGGTAGAGGAGGAGCTGGACCGAGCCCAGGAGCGCCTGGCCACCGCCCTGCAgaagctggaggaggctgagaaGGCAGCTGATGAGAGCGAGAG AGGCATGAAGGTCATTGAAAACAGGGCCATGAAAGATGAGGAGAAAATGGAGCTCCAGGAAATGCAGCTGAAGGAGGCAAAGCACATAGCGGAGGAGGCTGACCGCAAATATGAGGAG GTCGCCCGCAAGCTGGTGGTCCTTGAGGGAGAGCTGGAGCGCTCAGAGGAGAGGGCAGAGGTGGCAGAGAG CCGAATGAGACAGTTGGAAGAAGAGCTGCGGACCATGGACCAGTCTCTCAAATCCCTCATTGCCTCAGAGGAAGAG TACTCTACCAAGGAGGACAAGTACGAGGAGGAAATCAAGCTTCTAGGGGAAAAACTGAAGGAG GCTGAGACCCGGGCGGAGTTTGCAGAGAGGTCTGTGGCGAAGCTGGAGAAAACCATTGACGACCTAGAAG ATGAAGTGTATGCGCAGAAGATGAAGTACAAAGCCATCAGCGAGGAGCTGGACAATGCACTTAATGACATCACCTCCCTCTGA
- the TPM2 gene encoding tropomyosin beta chain isoform X12, which translates to MASASSIDAVKKKIQSLQQVADEAEERAEHLQREYHIERQARERAEAEVASLNRRIQLVEEELDRAQERLATALQKLEEAEKAADESERGMKVIENRAMKDEEKMELQEMQLKEAKHIAEEADRKYEEVARKLVVLEGELERSEERAEVAESRMRQLEEELRTMDQSLKSLIASEEEYSTKEDKYEEEIKLLGEKLKEAETRAEFAERSVAKLEKTIDDLEERSQQEAEKNRVLTNELRVILTELNN; encoded by the exons ATGGCCAGCGCCAGCTCTATCGATGCCGTCAAGAAGAAGATCCAGAGCCTGCAGCAGGTGGCCGACGAGGCGGAGGAACGCGCCGAGCACCTGCAGCGGGAGTACCATATCGAGAGGCAGGCCCGGGAGCGG GCTGAGGCTGAAGTGGCTTCCCTCAACCGCCGTATCCAGCTGGTAGAGGAGGAGCTGGACCGAGCCCAGGAGCGCCTGGCCACCGCCCTGCAgaagctggaggaggctgagaaGGCAGCTGATGAGAGCGAGAG AGGCATGAAGGTCATTGAAAACAGGGCCATGAAAGATGAGGAGAAAATGGAGCTCCAGGAAATGCAGCTGAAGGAGGCAAAGCACATAGCGGAGGAGGCTGACCGCAAATATGAGGAG GTCGCCCGCAAGCTGGTGGTCCTTGAGGGAGAGCTGGAGCGCTCAGAGGAGAGGGCAGAGGTGGCAGAGAG CCGAATGAGACAGTTGGAAGAAGAGCTGCGGACCATGGACCAGTCTCTCAAATCCCTCATTGCCTCAGAGGAAGAG TACTCTACCAAGGAGGACAAGTACGAGGAGGAAATCAAGCTTCTAGGGGAAAAACTGAAGGAG GCTGAGACCCGGGCGGAGTTTGCAGAGAGGTCTGTGGCGAAGCTGGAGAAAACCATTGACGACCTAGAAG AGCGCTCTCAGCAGGAGGCCGAGAAAAACCGTGTTCTCACTAACGAGCTGCGGGTCATCCTTACTGAACTTAACAACTGA
- the TPM2 gene encoding tropomyosin beta chain isoform X10: MASASSIDAVKKKIQSLQQVADEAEERAEHLQREYHIERQARERAEAEVASLNRRIQLVEEELDRAQERLATALQKLEEAEKAADESERGMKVIENRAMKDEEKMELQEMQLKEAKHIAEEADRKYEEVARKLVVLEGELERSEERAEVAESRMRQLEEELRTMDQSLKSLIASEEEYSTKEDKYEEEIKLLGEKLKEAETRAEFAERSVAKLEKTIDDLEESLASAKEENVGIHQVLDQTLLELNNL, from the exons ATGGCCAGCGCCAGCTCTATCGATGCCGTCAAGAAGAAGATCCAGAGCCTGCAGCAGGTGGCCGACGAGGCGGAGGAACGCGCCGAGCACCTGCAGCGGGAGTACCATATCGAGAGGCAGGCCCGGGAGCGG GCTGAGGCTGAAGTGGCTTCCCTCAACCGCCGTATCCAGCTGGTAGAGGAGGAGCTGGACCGAGCCCAGGAGCGCCTGGCCACCGCCCTGCAgaagctggaggaggctgagaaGGCAGCTGATGAGAGCGAGAG AGGCATGAAGGTCATTGAAAACAGGGCCATGAAAGATGAGGAGAAAATGGAGCTCCAGGAAATGCAGCTGAAGGAGGCAAAGCACATAGCGGAGGAGGCTGACCGCAAATATGAGGAG GTCGCCCGCAAGCTGGTGGTCCTTGAGGGAGAGCTGGAGCGCTCAGAGGAGAGGGCAGAGGTGGCAGAGAG CCGAATGAGACAGTTGGAAGAAGAGCTGCGGACCATGGACCAGTCTCTCAAATCCCTCATTGCCTCAGAGGAAGAG TACTCTACCAAGGAGGACAAGTACGAGGAGGAAATCAAGCTTCTAGGGGAAAAACTGAAGGAG GCTGAGACCCGGGCGGAGTTTGCAGAGAGGTCTGTGGCGAAGCTGGAGAAAACCATTGACGACCTAGAAG AGAGCCTGGCCAGTGCCAAAGAGGAGAACGTGGGCATCCACCAGGTCCTGGACCAGACCTTGTTGGAGCTGAACAACCTCTga
- the TPM2 gene encoding tropomyosin beta chain isoform X8, which produces MASASSIDAVKKKIQSLQQVADEAEERAEHLQREYHIERQARERAEAEVASLNRRIQLVEEELDRAQERLATALQKLEEAEKAADESERGMKVIENRAMKDEEKMELQEMQLKEAKHIAEEADRKYEEVARKLVVLEGELERSEERAEVAESKCGDLEEELKIVTNNLKSLEAQADKYSTKEDKYEEEIKLLGEKLKEAETRAEFAERSVAKLEKTIDDLEESLASAKEENVGIHQVLDQTLLELNNL; this is translated from the exons ATGGCCAGCGCCAGCTCTATCGATGCCGTCAAGAAGAAGATCCAGAGCCTGCAGCAGGTGGCCGACGAGGCGGAGGAACGCGCCGAGCACCTGCAGCGGGAGTACCATATCGAGAGGCAGGCCCGGGAGCGG GCTGAGGCTGAAGTGGCTTCCCTCAACCGCCGTATCCAGCTGGTAGAGGAGGAGCTGGACCGAGCCCAGGAGCGCCTGGCCACCGCCCTGCAgaagctggaggaggctgagaaGGCAGCTGATGAGAGCGAGAG AGGCATGAAGGTCATTGAAAACAGGGCCATGAAAGATGAGGAGAAAATGGAGCTCCAGGAAATGCAGCTGAAGGAGGCAAAGCACATAGCGGAGGAGGCTGACCGCAAATATGAGGAG GTCGCCCGCAAGCTGGTGGTCCTTGAGGGAGAGCTGGAGCGCTCAGAGGAGAGGGCAGAGGTGGCAGAGAG TAAATGTGGTGACCTAGAGGAGGAGCTGAAAATTGTCACCAACAACTTGAAGTCCCTGGAGGCCCAGGCTGACAAG TACTCTACCAAGGAGGACAAGTACGAGGAGGAAATCAAGCTTCTAGGGGAAAAACTGAAGGAG GCTGAGACCCGGGCGGAGTTTGCAGAGAGGTCTGTGGCGAAGCTGGAGAAAACCATTGACGACCTAGAAG AGAGCCTGGCCAGTGCCAAAGAGGAGAACGTGGGCATCCACCAGGTCCTGGACCAGACCTTGTTGGAGCTGAACAACCTCTga
- the TPM2 gene encoding tropomyosin beta chain isoform X11, producing the protein MASASSIDAVKKKIQSLQQVADEAEERAEHLQREYHIERQARERAEAEVASLNRRIQLVEEELDRAQERLATALQKLEEAEKAADESERGMKVIENRAMKDEEKMELQEMQLKEAKHIAEEADRKYEEVARKLVVLEGELERSEERAEVAESKCGDLEEELKIVTNNLKSLEAQADKYSTKEDKYEEEIKLLGEKLKEAETRAEFAERSVAKLEKTIDDLEERSQQEAEKNRVLTNELRVILTELNN; encoded by the exons ATGGCCAGCGCCAGCTCTATCGATGCCGTCAAGAAGAAGATCCAGAGCCTGCAGCAGGTGGCCGACGAGGCGGAGGAACGCGCCGAGCACCTGCAGCGGGAGTACCATATCGAGAGGCAGGCCCGGGAGCGG GCTGAGGCTGAAGTGGCTTCCCTCAACCGCCGTATCCAGCTGGTAGAGGAGGAGCTGGACCGAGCCCAGGAGCGCCTGGCCACCGCCCTGCAgaagctggaggaggctgagaaGGCAGCTGATGAGAGCGAGAG AGGCATGAAGGTCATTGAAAACAGGGCCATGAAAGATGAGGAGAAAATGGAGCTCCAGGAAATGCAGCTGAAGGAGGCAAAGCACATAGCGGAGGAGGCTGACCGCAAATATGAGGAG GTCGCCCGCAAGCTGGTGGTCCTTGAGGGAGAGCTGGAGCGCTCAGAGGAGAGGGCAGAGGTGGCAGAGAG TAAATGTGGTGACCTAGAGGAGGAGCTGAAAATTGTCACCAACAACTTGAAGTCCCTGGAGGCCCAGGCTGACAAG TACTCTACCAAGGAGGACAAGTACGAGGAGGAAATCAAGCTTCTAGGGGAAAAACTGAAGGAG GCTGAGACCCGGGCGGAGTTTGCAGAGAGGTCTGTGGCGAAGCTGGAGAAAACCATTGACGACCTAGAAG AGCGCTCTCAGCAGGAGGCCGAGAAAAACCGTGTTCTCACTAACGAGCTGCGGGTCATCCTTACTGAACTTAACAACTGA
- the TPM2 gene encoding tropomyosin beta chain isoform X7 codes for MASASSIDAVKKKIQSLQQVADEAEERAEHLQREYHIERQARERAEAEVASLNRRIQLVEEELDRAQERLATALQKLEEAEKAADESERGMKVIENRAMKDEEKMELQEMQLKEAKHIAEEADRKYEEVARKLVVLEGELERSEERAEVAESKCGDLEEELKIVTNNLKSLEAQADKYSTKEDKYEEEIKLLGEKLKEAETRAEFAERSVAKLEKTIDDLEDEVYAQKMKYKAISEELDNALNDITSL; via the exons ATGGCCAGCGCCAGCTCTATCGATGCCGTCAAGAAGAAGATCCAGAGCCTGCAGCAGGTGGCCGACGAGGCGGAGGAACGCGCCGAGCACCTGCAGCGGGAGTACCATATCGAGAGGCAGGCCCGGGAGCGG GCTGAGGCTGAAGTGGCTTCCCTCAACCGCCGTATCCAGCTGGTAGAGGAGGAGCTGGACCGAGCCCAGGAGCGCCTGGCCACCGCCCTGCAgaagctggaggaggctgagaaGGCAGCTGATGAGAGCGAGAG AGGCATGAAGGTCATTGAAAACAGGGCCATGAAAGATGAGGAGAAAATGGAGCTCCAGGAAATGCAGCTGAAGGAGGCAAAGCACATAGCGGAGGAGGCTGACCGCAAATATGAGGAG GTCGCCCGCAAGCTGGTGGTCCTTGAGGGAGAGCTGGAGCGCTCAGAGGAGAGGGCAGAGGTGGCAGAGAG TAAATGTGGTGACCTAGAGGAGGAGCTGAAAATTGTCACCAACAACTTGAAGTCCCTGGAGGCCCAGGCTGACAAG TACTCTACCAAGGAGGACAAGTACGAGGAGGAAATCAAGCTTCTAGGGGAAAAACTGAAGGAG GCTGAGACCCGGGCGGAGTTTGCAGAGAGGTCTGTGGCGAAGCTGGAGAAAACCATTGACGACCTAGAAG ATGAAGTGTATGCGCAGAAGATGAAGTACAAAGCCATCAGCGAGGAGCTGGACAATGCACTTAATGACATCACCTCCCTCTGA